Proteins encoded within one genomic window of Brachybacterium sp. P6-10-X1:
- the pstB gene encoding phosphate ABC transporter ATP-binding protein PstB → MAAPQPINVEDLDIYYGDFLAVEGVDVQIRPRSVTALIGPSGCGKSTFLRTLNRMHEVIPGAYARGKIEINGENIYDPRVDPVNVRRRVGMVFQKANPFPTMSIRDNVLAGVKLNSRRMSKTASEELLESSLRGANLFEEVKDRLDKPGMGLSGGQQQRLCIARTIAVKPEVVLMDEPCSALDPISTLAIEDLIHELKEEYTIVIVTHNMQQASRVSDRTGFFNIAGTGKPGHLIEIDDTDTIFTNPTNKQTEDYISGRFG, encoded by the coding sequence ATGGCAGCCCCTCAGCCCATCAACGTCGAGGACCTCGACATCTACTACGGCGACTTCCTCGCCGTGGAGGGCGTCGACGTCCAGATCCGCCCCCGGTCGGTGACCGCCCTCATCGGCCCCTCAGGCTGCGGCAAGTCGACCTTCCTGCGCACGCTGAACCGCATGCATGAGGTCATCCCCGGCGCCTATGCCCGGGGGAAGATCGAGATCAACGGGGAGAACATCTACGACCCCCGGGTCGATCCCGTCAACGTGCGCCGTCGCGTGGGGATGGTCTTCCAGAAGGCCAACCCGTTCCCGACCATGTCGATCCGGGACAACGTCCTGGCCGGCGTGAAGCTCAACAGCCGTCGCATGTCGAAGACGGCGAGCGAGGAGCTGCTCGAGAGCTCGCTGCGGGGCGCCAACCTGTTCGAAGAGGTCAAGGACCGTCTCGACAAGCCCGGGATGGGTCTGTCCGGTGGACAGCAGCAGCGTCTCTGCATCGCCCGCACCATCGCGGTCAAACCCGAGGTCGTCCTGATGGACGAGCCATGCTCCGCGCTCGACCCGATCTCCACCCTCGCGATCGAGGACCTCATCCACGAGCTGAAGGAGGAGTACACGATCGTGATCGTCACGCACAACATGCAGCAGGCCTCCCGCGTCTCGGACCGCACCGGCTTCTTCAACATCGCGGGCACCGGCAAGCCCGGACACCTCATCGAGATCGACGACACCGACACCATCTTCACCAACCCCACGAACAAGCAGACCGAGGACTACATCTCCGGTCGCTTCGGCTGA
- the pstA gene encoding phosphate ABC transporter permease PstA — translation MSTTTPTSEYTPPTTMRSAQERRLPWYHLVLTGLAGLLVAIAVLAIVDALSIPSAVLLGFLLHLAFGYLYARIREGRRWAMERLMTLLVIGAFAVAMFPLLSLLWEVVSRGLVRVIEAAPSPFAFWTSDMSGIIGGADAGGVVHAAIGTLLITLWASIISIPIGLFTAIFLVEYADYGWRRVLGKGVTFLVDVMTGIPSIVAGLFGLALFIAILPDEGVRMGIMGAVALSLLMIPTVVRSSEEMLRLVPMDLREASYALGVPKWLTIVKVVLRTAIAGLTTGITLAIARVIGETAPLLLTVGMVTSVNWNMFDGRMATLPTFINQQYKAGSANCMSDTVTDPFTQQVYACATTANIDRAWAAAFTLIVIVMVLNIIARLVSHYFSPKLSR, via the coding sequence ATGAGCACCACGACCCCCACCTCCGAGTACACGCCGCCGACCACGATGCGGTCGGCACAGGAGCGCCGCCTGCCCTGGTACCACCTGGTCCTGACGGGCCTGGCCGGTCTGCTCGTCGCGATCGCCGTGCTCGCGATCGTCGACGCCCTGTCGATCCCCAGCGCCGTCCTGCTGGGCTTCCTGCTCCACCTGGCCTTCGGCTACCTGTACGCGAGGATCCGCGAGGGCCGCCGCTGGGCGATGGAACGACTGATGACCCTGCTGGTCATCGGAGCCTTCGCCGTCGCGATGTTCCCTCTGCTCTCCCTGCTGTGGGAAGTGGTCTCCCGTGGCCTGGTCCGCGTCATCGAGGCGGCGCCGAGCCCCTTCGCCTTCTGGACCTCGGACATGTCCGGGATCATCGGCGGCGCGGATGCGGGCGGTGTCGTCCACGCGGCCATCGGCACGCTGCTGATCACCTTGTGGGCATCGATCATCTCCATCCCCATCGGGCTGTTCACCGCGATCTTCCTGGTCGAGTACGCCGACTACGGCTGGCGCCGCGTGCTGGGCAAGGGCGTGACCTTCCTGGTCGACGTCATGACCGGCATCCCCTCCATCGTCGCCGGCCTGTTCGGCCTGGCGCTGTTCATCGCGATCCTGCCCGACGAGGGCGTGCGCATGGGCATCATGGGCGCGGTCGCGCTCTCGCTGCTGATGATCCCCACCGTGGTCCGCTCCAGCGAGGAGATGCTGCGCCTGGTGCCGATGGACCTGCGCGAGGCGTCCTACGCCCTGGGCGTGCCGAAATGGCTGACCATCGTCAAGGTCGTGCTGCGCACCGCGATCGCCGGGCTGACCACCGGCATCACCCTGGCCATCGCCCGGGTGATCGGCGAGACGGCCCCGCTGCTGCTCACCGTCGGGATGGTGACCTCGGTGAACTGGAACATGTTCGACGGCCGCATGGCGACCCTTCCGACCTTCATCAACCAGCAGTACAAGGCCGGCAGCGCGAACTGCATGAGCGATACGGTCACCGACCCGTTCACCCAGCAGGTCTACGCCTGCGCGACCACGGCCAACATCGATCGAGCCTGGGCCGCGGCCTTCACCCTGATCGTCATCGTGATGGTGCTGAACATCATCGCCCGACTGGTCAGCCACTACTTCTCCCCGAAGCTCAGCCGCTGA
- the pstC gene encoding phosphate ABC transporter permease subunit PstC gives MSTTDVAPETPDAPPTSMRTSGRRLGDSVFSVLSIGSGLLIFVTLALVAVFLTSESVPAMRESREILGDGAKFSLVETTLPLIFGTVLAAALALVIAIPISVGIALFISHYAPPRMASGLGYMIDLLAAVPSVVYGLWGGIWLVPKMEPLYVFLNTYFGWIPLFAGDPHAPMRNLASAAIVLAVMVLPIITAVAREVFLQTPKLQEEAALALGATRWETVRTVVLPFGRSGVVAASMLGLGRALGETMAVLMILAPGATFSFHILEVGMHQTIAANIAAKEAESAGTEMSLLIFTGLVLFVLTFLINAAARWIVARSGAKS, from the coding sequence GTGAGCACCACTGACGTCGCGCCGGAGACCCCGGACGCACCTCCGACCTCGATGAGGACCAGCGGACGCCGGCTGGGCGACTCCGTCTTCTCGGTCCTGAGCATCGGCTCGGGACTGCTCATCTTCGTCACCCTCGCCCTGGTGGCCGTCTTCCTCACCAGCGAGTCCGTCCCCGCCATGAGGGAGAGCCGGGAGATCCTCGGCGACGGCGCGAAGTTCTCCTTGGTCGAGACGACGCTCCCGCTGATCTTCGGCACCGTCCTGGCCGCCGCGCTCGCCCTGGTCATCGCGATCCCGATCTCCGTCGGCATCGCCCTGTTCATCTCGCACTACGCGCCGCCGCGCATGGCCTCCGGGCTCGGCTACATGATCGACCTGCTGGCCGCCGTGCCCTCGGTCGTGTACGGCCTGTGGGGCGGGATCTGGCTGGTCCCCAAGATGGAGCCGCTGTACGTCTTCCTCAACACGTACTTCGGGTGGATCCCGCTGTTCGCCGGCGACCCGCATGCGCCGATGCGCAACCTGGCCTCCGCCGCGATCGTGCTGGCCGTGATGGTGCTGCCCATCATCACCGCCGTCGCCCGCGAGGTGTTCCTGCAGACCCCCAAGCTGCAGGAGGAGGCCGCGCTCGCCCTCGGCGCGACGCGCTGGGAGACCGTCCGCACCGTCGTGCTGCCCTTCGGTCGCAGCGGCGTCGTCGCCGCCTCGATGCTCGGCCTGGGCCGCGCGCTCGGCGAGACCATGGCCGTGCTGATGATCCTCGCGCCCGGAGCGACCTTCTCGTTCCACATCCTCGAGGTCGGCATGCACCAGACCATCGCCGCGAACATCGCCGCGAAGGAGGCGGAGTCCGCGGGCACCGAGATGTCGCTGCTGATCTTCACCGGGTTGGTCCTGTTCGTCCTGACCTTCCTGATCAACGCCGCCGCCCGCTGGATCGTCGCCCGCAGCGGCGCCAAGAGCTGA
- the pstS gene encoding phosphate ABC transporter substrate-binding protein PstS gives MNVRKNKLVSLAALGLVGGLALSACSGGSSASSEGSDAGGAAGAGNYAELTGNLAGAGASSAANAQTAWTETFMGMTQAEGGDLTVTYDATGSGTGREQFLAGQVSFAGSDAAMDEEELAASTEVCNGEQAFNVPLYISPIAVVFNLEGVDSLNLPPEVLAGIFAGDITTWNDPKIAEHNPDVDLPDTDIVPVHRSDDSGTTENFTDYLSQNAPDAWTHGPVETWPISGGQSGNGTSGMISTVQGGEGTIGYADASQAGDLGVAAVQVGDEFVEYSSEAAAKAVDVSPRAEGREENDIVFELDRTTEESGVYPIVLVSYLVMCGSYADAQTGQAVKSYASFITSEQGQQIAAENAGSAPLTEELSAEVQKSIDSISVG, from the coding sequence GTGAACGTTCGCAAGAACAAGCTCGTCTCGCTCGCCGCACTCGGCCTGGTCGGCGGCCTCGCGCTCTCCGCCTGCAGCGGGGGGTCGTCCGCCTCCTCCGAGGGGTCCGATGCCGGGGGTGCCGCCGGCGCCGGCAACTACGCCGAGCTGACCGGCAACCTCGCCGGCGCCGGGGCGTCCTCCGCGGCCAACGCTCAGACCGCCTGGACCGAGACCTTCATGGGGATGACCCAGGCCGAGGGCGGCGACCTCACGGTCACCTACGACGCCACCGGGTCGGGCACGGGCCGCGAGCAGTTCCTCGCCGGCCAGGTCTCCTTCGCCGGCTCCGACGCCGCGATGGACGAGGAGGAGCTGGCCGCATCCACCGAGGTGTGCAACGGCGAGCAGGCCTTCAACGTGCCGCTGTACATCTCCCCGATCGCCGTGGTGTTCAACCTCGAGGGCGTCGACAGCCTCAACCTCCCGCCCGAGGTCCTCGCCGGCATCTTCGCCGGTGACATCACGACCTGGAACGATCCGAAGATCGCCGAGCACAACCCGGACGTCGACCTTCCCGATACCGACATCGTCCCGGTCCACCGCTCCGACGACTCGGGCACCACCGAGAACTTCACCGATTACCTCTCCCAGAACGCCCCCGACGCGTGGACCCATGGTCCCGTGGAGACCTGGCCGATCTCCGGGGGGCAGTCCGGCAACGGCACCTCCGGCATGATCTCGACCGTCCAGGGCGGCGAGGGCACCATCGGCTACGCCGACGCCTCGCAGGCTGGCGACCTCGGCGTCGCCGCCGTGCAGGTCGGCGACGAGTTCGTCGAGTACAGCTCCGAGGCGGCCGCCAAGGCCGTCGACGTCTCCCCGCGCGCCGAGGGCCGCGAGGAGAACGACATCGTCTTCGAGCTGGACCGCACCACGGAGGAGTCGGGCGTCTACCCGATCGTCCTGGTCTCCTACCTGGTGATGTGCGGCTCCTACGCGGACGCCCAGACCGGCCAGGCCGTGAAGTCCTACGCCTCCTTCATCACCTCCGAGCAGGGCCAGCAGATCGCGGCCGAGAACGCCGGGTCCGCCCCGCTGACCGAGGAGCTCTCCGCCGAGGTCCAGAAGTCGATCGACAGCATCAGCGTCGGCTGA
- a CDS encoding DUF4190 domain-containing protein, producing MSMWDPAGYDGNDRDRGSEDSRRSADPYADGTWGQDPYASRSHGDDPYEPGSADPYASGDAAPYGGAASDDGFGSFSASSGPPGAAGHGSVGPTYGAGPAWPAAAPGYAPPPPTSAMALTGFIVGLASLVLCTGLTAPVGLVFSILGMRETGPTAEPVRAGRGFAIAGLVISILGTLLLALFVAYIVLIIGFGIYAGSTS from the coding sequence ATGAGCATGTGGGACCCGGCCGGGTACGACGGGAACGACCGCGATCGCGGGAGCGAGGACAGCCGACGCTCGGCGGATCCCTACGCCGACGGGACCTGGGGGCAGGACCCCTACGCGTCGAGATCGCACGGAGATGACCCGTACGAACCGGGCAGTGCCGACCCCTATGCGTCCGGCGATGCCGCTCCGTACGGCGGCGCGGCCTCCGACGACGGTTTCGGCTCCTTCTCCGCCTCCTCCGGTCCCCCGGGCGCAGCGGGCCACGGCTCCGTCGGACCGACCTACGGCGCCGGCCCGGCATGGCCCGCGGCCGCTCCCGGCTACGCCCCGCCCCCGCCCACCTCTGCGATGGCGCTGACCGGATTCATCGTCGGCCTCGCCTCCCTGGTCCTGTGCACCGGGCTGACGGCGCCCGTGGGCCTCGTCTTCTCGATCCTCGGCATGCGCGAGACCGGCCCGACCGCGGAGCCCGTCAGGGCAGGGCGCGGATTCGCGATCGCCGGTCTGGTGATCAGCATCCTCGGCACGCTGCTCCTCGCGCTCTTCGTGGCCTACATCGTGCTCATCATCGGATTCGGCATCTACGCCGGCTCGACCTCCTGA
- a CDS encoding NUDIX hydrolase codes for MQVAPGKPPPVLAAGALAWREGKTGTEVLLVHRPRYDDWSIPKGKLDKGETFPAAAVREVAEETGYRVRLHRPLPASVYLLPDGRTKIVQYWCGTVRATSAPGPVDASEVDDVTWVRLEDAEHLVTRQGDQVCLATLRRYREAEELTTVPIIIQRHGAALARKKWRKGETSRPLNSKGRKQAQALPLLLDAFDPRSIVSSPWKRCVATVDPLARVEGLTIRTKDALTEADHEDHPSRTRAVIERVLHEAQGTVVCTHRPVLPSVIRAVREVARPGAALELPRQDPYLAAGEALILHTTSQGAVVAIERHLPNIS; via the coding sequence ATGCAGGTCGCCCCCGGGAAGCCGCCTCCCGTCCTCGCCGCCGGGGCCCTCGCCTGGCGGGAGGGGAAGACAGGGACCGAGGTGCTGCTGGTGCACCGGCCGCGCTACGACGACTGGTCGATCCCCAAGGGCAAGCTCGACAAGGGCGAGACGTTCCCGGCCGCCGCCGTGCGCGAGGTCGCCGAGGAGACGGGATATCGGGTGCGGCTGCACCGGCCGCTGCCGGCCTCTGTCTACCTGCTGCCCGACGGTCGCACCAAGATCGTGCAGTACTGGTGCGGGACCGTGCGGGCGACGTCGGCGCCGGGTCCCGTGGACGCCTCCGAGGTCGACGACGTGACCTGGGTGCGCCTGGAGGATGCCGAGCACCTGGTGACGCGTCAGGGCGACCAGGTGTGCCTGGCCACTCTGCGCAGGTACCGGGAGGCCGAGGAGCTCACGACCGTTCCGATCATCATCCAGCGCCACGGTGCGGCGCTGGCGCGCAAGAAGTGGCGCAAGGGGGAGACGAGCCGCCCGTTGAACTCCAAGGGGCGCAAGCAGGCCCAGGCCCTGCCCCTGCTGCTGGACGCCTTCGACCCGCGCAGCATCGTGAGCAGTCCTTGGAAGCGCTGTGTGGCCACGGTCGATCCGCTGGCCCGGGTCGAAGGGCTCACGATCCGCACCAAGGACGCGCTGACCGAGGCGGATCACGAGGACCATCCCTCCAGGACCCGGGCCGTGATCGAGCGGGTGCTGCACGAGGCACAGGGCACCGTGGTGTGCACACACCGGCCCGTGCTGCCCTCCGTGATCCGGGCCGTCCGGGAGGTGGCCCGCCCCGGCGCCGCGCTCGAGCTGCCGCGCCAGGATCCGTACCTCGCGGCCGGGGAGGCCCTGATCCTGCACACGACGTCGCAGGGTGCGGTGGTCGCCATCGAGCGTCACCTGCCCAACATCAGCTGA